One genomic segment of Sminthopsis crassicaudata isolate SCR6 chromosome 2, ASM4859323v1, whole genome shotgun sequence includes these proteins:
- the SNAI1 gene encoding zinc finger protein SNAI1 — protein MPRSFLIKKHFSTSKKPNYSELESQTVIVSPHLYDQSYPMLAIPAPEVLSPAICYPPLVWDSGLLSSFFTPMPVAAPAPPEEPKPLDLTSLSSDDYDSGKGSDPPSPVSLEEEAEKFSCDRCPESYTALPSPSKHPQLRHSEDTQPRKSFICKVCEKEYVSLGALKMHIRSHTLPCVCKICGKAFSRPWLLQGHIRTHTGEKPFSCTHCSRAFADRSNLRAHLQTHSDVKKYQCKSCSRTFSRMSLLHKHEETGCSGSR, from the exons ATGCCTCGTTCCTTTCTAATCAAAAAGCATTTCTCCACCAGCAAGAAGCCCAACTACAGCGAGCTGGAGAGCCAGACAG TGATTGTGTCTCCCCACTTGTATGACCAATCCTACCCGATGTTGGCCATCCCAGCGCCCGAGGTCCTCAGTCCAGCCATATGTTACCCTCCACTGGTCTGGGACAGTGGGCTGCTCTCCAGCTTCTTCACTCCCATGCCAGTGGCTGCTCCTGCACCCCCAGAAGAGCCCAAGCCCCTGGACCTGACTTCTCTGTCCAGTGATGATTATGACAGTGGCAAGGGATCGGACCCCCCAAGCCCCGTCTCCTTggaagaggaggcagaaaagttctCCTGTGACCGGTGCCCTGAATCCTACACGGCTTTGCCCAGCCCCTCCAAACACCCGCAGCTGCGGCACAGTGAAGACACCCAGCCCAGGAAGTCCTTCATCTGCAAGGTCTGTGAGAAGGAGTACGTGAGCCTCGGGGCCCTCAAAATGCACATCCGAAGCCACACGCTGCCCTGCGTCTGCAAGATCTGTGGGAAGGCCTTCTCCCGGCCCTGGCTGCTGCAGGGTCACATCAGAACCCACACAG GGGAGAAGCCCTTCTCCTGCACGCACTGCAGCCGAGCCTTTGCCGACCGCTCCAACCTCCGGGCCCACCTGCAGACCCACTCGGACGTCAAGAAGTACCAGTGTAAAAGCTGCTCCCGGACTTTCTCCCGAATGTCCCTGCTCCACAAGCACGAGGAGACGGGCTGCTCAGGCTCCCGCTAA